The nucleotide sequence CCTGGTCACATTTTTGCTTGCCCAGTGTGTTTGTATTAGGTTCCCTTTGCTATGTAGTTCCCTTTGTTCTTTTAAAGTGCctgtggttttgggtttttttttttttccaatttttttaggagggggtgggggagagaggaaagggagagaaagaattttcagcagactccctggtgagtgcagagctgaatgtggggcttgatttcacgaccctgagatcattacctgaggcaAAATTGAGTCAGACATgtaagccacccagatatccctaaAGTGCCTGTGTTTTAATTGACATAAATTTAGTGGTTAATAATGGATGAGTGAGAGAGTGATATAAGGACTTAAAGGGCTGAAGCTTAGAGAAGAACCGGGTGATAAAATTGTGTGggtggggggtacctgggtagctcaattgattgtctgactcttgatttcaactcaggtcatgatcctcagggtcatgagatcaagccctccgtCTGGTTCCATGGaacctggttaagattctctgtcttcttctccctctgcccctcctgctggtgctctgcctctaaataaataaataaattgtatgtGGCTGTGTGTTCAGTGTGGGGAggaggaatgaatgaaggaaaaccTAGAGGTGAGATGCTAGTAGTTAGAATAGTGGTATTTTCTGAGAAAACTGGCACTTGATATAAACCCGTGAGTCAGAACCAAATTGGGGTTCAGTTTTAGCTGAACAAGTCTAGAAATTAAGGAATTTGCTTTAAGTATTCAGTGGAGTGAGGAGAGCTTGGCTTAGGTAGAGGGGCAAAATAGTaccagcaagagaaaaataggtAAAGTCGGTTTGTTGGGATAAGAGAAGTGTAGAACAAAGGAATTTCTAATGAACTCAAACTAAACATTATCTATAATTATATACCTCCCTATGGAATTTTATAGCTGGAAGAaatcttttaagatattttctctgCTGAAGTAATTCTTCTACTATGTGGGAGAGTTGGATTTTCAAGGGGCATGCCAGGCAAGGTACCTTCCAATAAGAGTAAGCTCTACTTTATTGTACATCCTGGGTTTTGGGGGTAAGTTGggttctgttattatttttaaaagtttggaaagtaggggcacctgggtggctcagtgggttaaagcctctgccttcggctcaggttatgatccccagggtcctgggatcaagctccgcattgtgctctctgctcaccggtgagcctgcttcctcctctgtctctgcctgcctctctgcccacttgcgatgtctatcaaataaataaataaaatctttaaaaaaaaaaaaaaaagtttggaaagtaATCATCTACTCTAACCTCCTTAAATCCCCTTTTGTACTGAAGAAAAAGCTAAAGCCTGAGAGGATTCAATTGATACCTAGCACAAGGTCTTTAAAATTAATGGTGTTACAATTAGAATCAAGgtctcctgggtgcctgggtggctcagttggttaagcgactgccttcagctcaggttatgaccctggagtcccgggatctagtcctgcatcaggatccctgctcagcagggtatctgcttctccccctgaccctctctcctctcatgctctccctctctctcattctgtcaaataaataaataaataaatctttaaaaaaagaatcaaggtcTCCTAACTTTCCAGTGTAAGGTTTATTAAACCTTCATATCCAATTATTGCACCTGAGATTAAGATGATGTAGCACCTTGGCTTTGATGACATTGTGTTGCCAAGTCTGTGTTCCCAGAAAAGAGTCCTTGTATGCTTAAATCATGACAGTAAAAGTGGCAGCAAGAGTAGTCTGAGATTTAaataaaagatggaagatcattctgCTGCTACCTACCtactagtaacttttttttttaggggtaTCACTTTGTTTCGTCCTTCACATTTAACCAACAAGTTTGAAGACAAGACTGTGGCATATATAGAACAGAAAATGACTAGTGGCAAGATTAAAAAATTTATCCAAGAAAACATGTGAGTACCTTTTTATATCTTGTTTGGGATTTCTTGGCTTCATTATAGTTTTCTTACCTCAGTTATTAAGCAGACCTATGTTTTGGATTAAATAGCCTTATTCAAAGGATTGAACAATAATAGTTGAAGTTTATATTAAGGCAGTAATGTGTGGACCCTAGGACTCTAGGACTCCCTAGAAGGTATATTGCTCAGTACTTATCCTTTATGTTGAAAGTTTCTTTACTTTGTTAAGTGCTGTCAGTTACTATGTGATAGTTCCATAACATAGTGAAACCTACCAGATTTGATAATggattatttatttcagttttgggaTCTGCCCTCACATGACAGAAGACAATAAAGATTTGATACAGGGCAAGGACTTACTTGTGGCTTACTATGATGTGGACTATGAAAAGAATGCTAAAGGCTCCAACTACTGGAGGAACAGGTAATAAGGATCATTTTTCTCCTTAGTAAATAGGTTTACCCAGTGTGTAAACAGTTTCTTCTAATTATCCTGTTACAGTGTATGATGTGAGGGCCAATAGGAATGGGAACAGTTGACTCCCAAAAAtcatttgaaggggcacctgggtggttcagtgggttaaagcctctgcctttggctcaagtcatgatctcagggtcatgggattgagccctgcatcaggctctctgctcagcctcgagcctcctctaccactccccctctctccacgcctgcctgtctgcctacttttgatctgtctgtcaaataaataaataaaatcttttttaaaaagaaacaaaattgaagCTGTAAGGACAAGTAACAAACTATTTGCAAAATCTCTTGGACATATCTCCATAGGATAGGTGTTCCTTTGCTTTGTGACATAGCTGGTTCCTAACTTCCCAGTAAAAGATGGAAATGTGATCTAGACTCTAgatattaaatattcaaatattaagtgatttaaaatattactaacTTTCATCAATTGATAATATCAAATATCAATTACTATAATGTCTAATATTTTAATGCTAATTAAACTATTTAACTTAATAACATAttagtttattaatattaaataataatatttaaaatattgtgccTATTTGCCCACTGAAACTTTTAGTGCATTGCAtccttctaaattttcttttctgatcagTCATTATGCCTATAATATTTTAGTTATATAAATTAGCAAGCTTCAGTGGGAATGGACTATTTGATTGGTACCACCAGTTTGGCAGTGACGTTCTATAAGACATTGGAGTGGACCACAATTCTGTGTCGGTGCCCAAGAATATAGTTCAGACTGATTCCAGAGGGCAGCATGGACTGTAAAATTTAGTCTTTGCTTTCTAGTATCTTGCTTCTTGATTTTAGAAGTGCTTTACCACTGGGGTATAAATCTTGGTATAAATATCTTGTTTCCCACAGAGTGATGATGGTAGCAAAGAAATTTCTAGATGCTGGAAACAAACTCAGCTTTGCTGTAGCTAGCCGCAAAACCTTTAGCCACGAACTTTCTGATTTTGGCTTGGAAAGCACTGCTGGAGAGATTCCTGTTGTTGCTATCAGAACTGCAAAAGGAGAGAAGTTTGTCATGCAAGAGGAGTTCTCGTGAGTTATAAGTTAATGTGGGTTTGGGATTTGATTCTGCAAAGACACTTAAAACCTTTTATACTACTAAGGATTTATAAAGAACATTAGAATGTGAGGATAGGTCTTCTAGCTAAGACCTACGATTGTCATTTTTCTCAGTTAATTATAGGTATTTAAGGATAACAATCCTCAATAAATTCTGAAAACTAACAAAAGGACAGCAGCTTGGGATACTTAGGTCATTTCTACCCTGCCGTTAGAAATAGTAGTTAGAGAGCATTGGACAGTCTGAGACTGATGTAATTTCAGACCAGTGCAGCCCCCTTCCATCCCTGTAGAATGTCTTTTCTTCTTGGAATACTACCCTGGCCTAAAGTAAACTCAGGGAATGGAAAGGTCTTAAAAACCCTAGAAAAGTATGACTTTTCACCTTCTGAGACATTGGGAGACCAAAACCAGAGAAAATCTTCCTTGTGAACAAATCAGTAAAACAGAATATTATAAATGCACGGTATTCTCTAGAGCAACAAAGACCTGGTTCTTTTGCAGAAGTAAATTTCCAGAAGACCAGTGTTTCCTTCTCTGACCTTCCTAATCCACAAAGTACACACTAGAAATATAAGGAGGTGGTTTTTGTTCAGTCAGTAGATCTGCATATTGAGAGATAAGCTCCTGTTTTTAGCTTCCAGTTTCTAACATTGAAATTGAAGCTAGAATATGTAGAAATAATTCTAAGAAATTACTTTTCATCCTCTCCGTAGAAGATTAAGAAGGCCGACCCTTGTCTTTCTAATTGCAGGCGTGATGGCAAGGCTCTTGAAAGATTCCTGCAGGATTACTTTGATGGCAACTTGAAGAGATACCTGAAGTCTGAGCCCATCCCAGAGAGCAATGATGGGCCAGTAAAGGTGAGGTGTTCATAGCCTCATCAAGGCTCTAAGCAGCAGCCTGTCCTCACTTCCCCCTGTATGcttagttttattgagatagaataGACTCTCCTCATTTCCCCTCTTCCAAAAAATGCTGGGTTTAAGTGAGACCTTGTTGGTcatcatgttttttattttgtttgtcctCCCCTCCCTGTATCATAAAATAAGCATTGGCAGAGTTCACAATGTTCAGAAGGAGCAAAAGTATAAAATCTTAGAATTTTGGAAGGTATTTATATTAGAACTAAGTTACTCTTCGGGATAGAGCCAGCTAACCTCAAGGAATAGTTTCAGAATTGTTGCTTTGAGATTAGGGAAGGGTGGGTAGTGCTTACTTCCTGTGGCTTCCTGAACAAAGTTTGACAGGTGACAAACACGGGAATGAGTTAGAAAATGACCAGAACATCCTTAATGTAATCTGTAAACATGATTTGGGTTTCAATGACATATATTCAGTGACAGTACATCAAGTTTGAGAGGGTTTGGGTCCAGAAACAAATATAGCATGTGAATTTTATTCTTCACCTTGCCTTACCAACTAGAGAATCTTTGGTGTATTCCAGGTAGTGGTAGCGGAGAATTTTGATGAAATAGTgaatgatgaaaataaagatgtacTGATTGAATTTTATGCTCCTTGGTGTGGTCACTGTAAGAATCTGGAGCCTAAGTATAAAGAACTGGGAGAGAAGGTAAGTCTGAACCATATTCTGAAGATAAAATTTGAGTTAGGAAGTTGACACACATATTCAGCTTTGGCCAAATTGGTTATCCTAATGAACTCATTACCTAAGTACTGTTAGATTTCTTTTCAACTGTCTGCTATTTACTTTCTCCTGACTGCCCCCTAGTGTCTCTAGCCTGTACGGTGCTTCAGACACTTGTTCGGATCTTCCACTCCAAACACTCAAACTAGATTATAGTTAAAGGTATTCAGGCTTCTGAATTTTGGTGATTTATTTGAATCCATTATTTAGGCCAGGTAATATTGAAGGTAGATGTAAATAGAGTCTTAATTTGGAGAAaccgagagagagaaaggacactgTAGAAAGCTAGATATAGTGTACAAGCCTCATTATTCCTACCTGAGCAGAACTTATTCGGGTGTTTAAAAATGAGGTTATTTTAAGCTCTGATTTGGCTAAGGGTCCCTCAGTCACcaaaaaatgaaagtttaaagaTCTAACCTTTTTATTAACAGctcagaaaagacccaaatattATCATAGCCAAGATGGATGCCACAGCCAATGATGTGCCTTCTCCATATGAAGTCAGAGGGTAAGTAGATTAAATGCTAATAAAATTGTCTAGGCAATTGACAGGGAAAAAATAAGCTTATAAACTATTTATTGGGCATAGTTTATGGAGTGGATTCTTCATTGCAGTTGAGCACAGAACTGCTGATGCCTTCTTGGCTTGGGAGTTGTACTGCATGGGCCCACATGACTGCCACAGATTTTGTGAGCTCTCCTATTACTGAGTTTTGATAGGATGTAACCTAGCCACTGATGGAGAATAGTATCTAGTCAGAAATTGAaattggggcaccagggtggcttagttggttgagcatccaacccttgatttcagctcaggtcatgatctcagggttgtgagattgagtcctgcacagggctctgtgctcagcatttgctcccctgccccttccctcatgCTGTCATGCTGTCATGCTCTctctgctctcaaataaataaatctttaaaaaggagagagagaaatcatgagaggttcctgggtggctcatttgcttAAGTGGCCACCTCtttatttcagttcaggtcatgatctcagggttgtgagatcaagccctaggTCAGCTCTGCTCTGGACATGGAAGCTGCTTAatattcttctctccttctccatccctgcttgcacacatgctctctccaaaaaaaaaagaagggggggggggcgcctgggtgactcagtcagttaagtatttgccttcggcttaggtcatgatcctagggttcagggatccagccctgcatcctgcttcatggggagcctgcttctccctctgactatccttgctgctccccctgcttttgctctctctctgtgtcagataaataaaatcttccaaaaaaagaaagaaagaacagaaatagaaatcatGAGAAGTTATTCCTAGAAACAGTTTTTGGGGAAGTATATGTTGGAGTTATTCAAGCACCTGAATgagttaacacttttttttttttttaaacccagtttTCCTACCATCTACTTCTCTCCAGCCAACAAGAAGCTAAATCCAAAGAAATATGAAGTAAGTGGGTTGCCTTTTCTccccacaaatacacacatacacatacatatccaGTTGAGTTTTATTTAACTGGAAACATTCAATTTCATGGTCAATATATGTGGTTGCTAATGTGCTTTTATAAAGTCAAAAGTCTTCCTATTGGGGAAAAAATCCAAAGTTCTTTAAAAGGTTAAATTTTCAGAGTGATCTTTCTGTTTTCAGGGTGGCCGTGAATTAAGTGATTTTATTAGCTATCTACAACGAGAGGCAACAAATCCCCCTgtaattcaagaagaaaaaactaagaagaagaagaaggcacaGGAGGATCTCTAAAGCAGCAGCCAAAAATGCCACTTTGTAAAAGGACTCTTCCAC is from Mustela lutreola isolate mMusLut2 chromosome 7, mMusLut2.pri, whole genome shotgun sequence and encodes:
- the PDIA3 gene encoding protein disulfide-isomerase A3, encoding MRPCCRALFPGVALLFAAAGLASASDVLELTDDNFESRISDTGSAGLMLVEFFAPWCGHCKRLAPEYEAAATRLKGIVPLAKVDCTANTNTCNKYGVSGYPTLKIFRDGEEAGAYDGPRTADGIVSHLKKQAGPASVPLRTEEEFEKFISEKDASVVGFFNDLFSEAHSEFLKAASNLRDNYRFAHTNVESLVNKYDDDGEGITLFRPSHLTNKFEDKTVAYIEQKMTSGKIKKFIQENIFGICPHMTEDNKDLIQGKDLLVAYYDVDYEKNAKGSNYWRNRVMMVAKKFLDAGNKLSFAVASRKTFSHELSDFGLESTAGEIPVVAIRTAKGEKFVMQEEFSRDGKALERFLQDYFDGNLKRYLKSEPIPESNDGPVKVVVAENFDEIVNDENKDVLIEFYAPWCGHCKNLEPKYKELGEKLRKDPNIIIAKMDATANDVPSPYEVRGFPTIYFSPANKKLNPKKYEGGRELSDFISYLQREATNPPVIQEEKTKKKKKAQEDL